GAACTTCTTCGCAGGAGGAACTGCAGGAATATTTGGTAACTTAACGGGTGGTTTAAGAGGTGCCATTATAGGTGGTATCGCACATGGATTGTTCATTACATTATTACCAGCATTACTTGTGACTGTTTTAAGTAACATGGGATTTGTAAATGCTACTGCAACAGATGTTGATACTGTAGCTGCAGCTTTATTTTATGCATGGATTATCGGACCATTAATGAAAGCATTCTAAAGGAGAGAATATATATGTATATTAATTTGAAAGAAGCTACAGAAAAGGCAGAACGATTAAATTGTACGATTGGTGCATTTAACGCACATAATTTAGAAATGTTACCAAGTATGATTGAAGCTGCAAAAGAAGCAGGAAGTCCAATCATTATTCAAACCAGCGTAGATACTGCGAAATATATAGGTTATAGAACTTTAGTCAATGTGACAAAAAGTATTGCCGAATCAGAAATGGTAGATGTCGTTTTACATCTGGATCACGCTAAAGATTTTAATGATATAAAATCAGCAATTGATGCTGGGTATTCATCAGTAATGTTTGATGGGTCGTCATTACCTTTAAAAGAAAATATTATGAAAACAAAAGCAGTTGTAGATTACGCGCACAAAAATGGTGTTTCAGTTGAAGGCGAATTAGGAATCATAGGAGGAACTGAAGAAGGGATTACGATAGATGGTTCAGAAGTAAGGTATACAGATCCAAAAGACGCAAAATACTTTGCTGAAACAACGAACGTAGATGCATTGGCAGTTGCTATCGGCACGAATCATGGTCAATTTAAATCTAAAACAGATGTTAATATCCCTTTATTAGCTGAAATTAACAGTATTGTAAACACGCCACTTGTTGTCCATGGCGGTACGGGCGTTAAAGAAGAAGACGTACCTAAGTTAATAGATAATGGCATCAGAAAATTTAATGTTGGTACAGAATTACTTGTAACTTGGACAGAAACTGCGAAAAAATACTTTGGAGAAACAAAGGTTAATAAGTCGTTAAGACACAATATCATTCCTTGTAATGAAGCGGTAAAACAAATCGTTTCACATAAAATTAATTTATTTATGAATAAAGAACGTGTTAAAGTATGACGAAAATCATTTTAATCTTGGCAGGTCCCCCAGGTACTGGGAAAACTTATATGGCAAATCAAATTATGTCACAAGATAAAGAATGGAAACTATTGTCCTATGACGATATTAAAGAAAATTGCTTTGATACATTAGGGTTTAGCAACTTAGAAGAGAAAAAAGAATTAGGACTCAAAGCTTGGGATGAGTATTACAATCAACTAGAAGATGAATTTGAAAAATCAACTAAAGTAATTATTGATTATCCATTTAGTTATAAACAAGAAAATACATTAAAAACAATAATAAATAAATACGGATTTAATCCAATTACCATTACTTTAAAAGGTGATATTTATGAGTTATATAAAAGGCAACGAGAACGTGACTTAAGTGAAGATAGACATGTTGGACATATACTAACTTCTTATTATAAGGAAAGTTTAGTAAAAGAACCCGATGATTTAGATGATTTTAAAACATTTAAAGAACGATGTGATAAAAGAAAATACGATCAATTTTTTATTGGGGAAAATAAGCAGGTAGATGTTTCGAAATTTGAAAACATAGATATTCAAGAAATAATAGAGTGGGTAAATAAAACGATAACTCAGATTGATAATAAAAGATGAATCTATATAAAAAGCAAACCAAAAGAAGACTTGGTTTGCTTTTTGTGTATGCGTAACTAGGACGGTAGTGACATGATGAAAGTTGTAACGGACATAATTCGGAATACTGTCCCTAAGAAGGTTGTAACGGACATAATTCAGAGTTCTGGCAGTAAGCCACATCCGCACCCACACCTGCACCGTCGCCAACATCCACACCGACACCCACATCCACACCTCTTCACTCAATTTTCCCCAAAAAACCAATACTACTCATATCCAGAATTTAATAGTTGACTGTTCAAAATAACATTGTATGATAATAACGAGTATATAAATCTAA
The Mammaliicoccus sp. Dog046 genome window above contains:
- a CDS encoding class II fructose-bisphosphate aldolase — its product is MYINLKEATEKAERLNCTIGAFNAHNLEMLPSMIEAAKEAGSPIIIQTSVDTAKYIGYRTLVNVTKSIAESEMVDVVLHLDHAKDFNDIKSAIDAGYSSVMFDGSSLPLKENIMKTKAVVDYAHKNGVSVEGELGIIGGTEEGITIDGSEVRYTDPKDAKYFAETTNVDALAVAIGTNHGQFKSKTDVNIPLLAEINSIVNTPLVVHGGTGVKEEDVPKLIDNGIRKFNVGTELLVTWTETAKKYFGETKVNKSLRHNIIPCNEAVKQIVSHKINLFMNKERVKV
- a CDS encoding AAA family ATPase; the encoded protein is MTKIILILAGPPGTGKTYMANQIMSQDKEWKLLSYDDIKENCFDTLGFSNLEEKKELGLKAWDEYYNQLEDEFEKSTKVIIDYPFSYKQENTLKTIINKYGFNPITITLKGDIYELYKRQRERDLSEDRHVGHILTSYYKESLVKEPDDLDDFKTFKERCDKRKYDQFFIGENKQVDVSKFENIDIQEIIEWVNKTITQIDNKR